A window of the Nibribacter ruber genome harbors these coding sequences:
- a CDS encoding LytR/AlgR family response regulator transcription factor, with amino-acid sequence MNILLIEDEYLAVEKLEAQLFRYDPAIKIVGTIDSIRNAVKWFETNPAPDLAFLDIHLSDGNSFEIFQKVEVKCPIIFTTAYDEYAVKAFKVNSIDYLLKPISNEDLAAAMDKFKSLRRQLEQPAAPLLDMETVMAMLHRGNTQAAPVYKNRFLVKSGQKIRSVSIEEIAYFYAEDKIVFLVTNTGQRFITDFTLDTLQEILNPEYFNRLNRQFISHIHAIDEIHPYMKGRLKVYVRPTTDKEIIISSERAHAFKEWLGK; translated from the coding sequence ATGAACATTCTCCTCATTGAAGACGAGTACCTGGCCGTAGAAAAACTGGAAGCCCAACTGTTTCGCTATGACCCCGCCATCAAGATTGTGGGCACCATAGACTCCATCCGGAACGCGGTGAAGTGGTTTGAGACCAACCCGGCCCCAGACCTGGCCTTTCTGGACATTCACCTTTCAGATGGCAACAGTTTTGAGATCTTCCAGAAGGTAGAGGTGAAATGCCCCATCATCTTCACTACGGCTTATGATGAGTACGCCGTGAAGGCGTTTAAGGTGAACAGCATTGACTACTTGCTCAAACCCATCAGCAATGAGGACCTGGCGGCGGCCATGGACAAGTTCAAATCTCTGCGCCGACAGTTGGAGCAACCCGCCGCCCCGTTGCTGGATATGGAAACCGTCATGGCCATGCTGCACCGCGGTAACACTCAGGCGGCCCCGGTCTATAAGAACCGTTTTCTGGTAAAGAGCGGCCAGAAAATACGGTCTGTGTCCATTGAAGAGATTGCCTATTTCTATGCCGAGGACAAGATCGTGTTTCTGGTCACCAACACCGGCCAGCGCTTCATCACAGACTTCACGCTAGACACGCTCCAGGAAATCCTCAACCCAGAATACTTCAACCGCCTCAACCGGCAGTTCATCTCGCACATTCATGCCATAGACGAGATACACCCTTACATGAAAGGCCGCTTAAAAGTCTACGTTCGCCCTACTACTGATAAGGAAATCATCATTAGCAGTGAGCGCGCCCACGCCTTCAAGGAGTGGCTGGGCAAGTAG
- a CDS encoding sensor histidine kinase — protein MTYLLPELAHDRLTHQLPHMKKPFYLKHKRMLRYAANTGIAFVLFWTFFFIHRTGLKDFEPTDVFRLMYTSVMVNVILEGTRRIAKRLSKKYDWREYGLRRFVYEWIAVQAYILLVMVLFEIVPRLILGQVSYSFTDAEASRDIKAAFVFGSIILLFVHFIRSGIYFYNQWHRYLVQSEKLKKETIKVQFESLKQQVNPHFLFNSLNALSSLIYKDQDLAAKFVEQLSKVYRYVLENKDKELVQLHVELDFIYSYLFLLKIRFRENLRVNIQVPDELLNHMVAPLTMQLLMENAIKHNIVSRDEPLFIDVFVEGDYIIIKNNLQLRESREESTGVGLKNIINRYKFITDKKVNVEVTDANFIAKLPLLTNAA, from the coding sequence ATGACGTACCTTCTTCCTGAATTAGCGCATGACCGGCTGACGCATCAGCTGCCCCATATGAAGAAACCCTTTTACCTGAAGCACAAACGGATGCTTCGTTACGCCGCCAACACCGGCATTGCCTTCGTCTTGTTCTGGACGTTCTTTTTCATCCATAGAACCGGCCTGAAGGATTTTGAACCCACAGACGTCTTCCGGCTCATGTACACCTCTGTGATGGTGAACGTGATTCTGGAAGGCACCCGTCGCATTGCCAAGCGCCTGAGCAAAAAGTATGACTGGCGCGAGTATGGCCTGCGACGCTTTGTCTATGAGTGGATTGCCGTGCAGGCCTACATCTTGCTGGTAATGGTGCTGTTTGAGATTGTGCCGCGCCTGATCCTGGGCCAGGTGTCTTACAGTTTCACAGACGCTGAGGCCTCCCGTGACATCAAGGCCGCGTTTGTATTCGGGTCCATCATCCTGCTGTTTGTGCACTTCATCCGGTCAGGCATTTACTTCTACAACCAGTGGCACCGCTACCTGGTGCAGTCAGAAAAACTCAAGAAAGAGACCATTAAGGTACAGTTTGAGTCTTTAAAGCAGCAGGTGAACCCGCATTTCTTATTCAACAGCTTAAATGCCCTTTCATCGCTAATTTACAAAGACCAGGACCTGGCGGCCAAGTTTGTGGAGCAGCTGTCAAAGGTGTACCGCTATGTGTTGGAGAACAAAGACAAGGAACTGGTACAGCTGCACGTGGAACTTGACTTCATCTACTCCTACCTGTTCCTGCTCAAGATACGCTTCAGGGAGAATCTGCGGGTGAACATACAAGTCCCCGATGAGCTGCTCAACCACATGGTGGCGCCCTTGACCATGCAACTGCTCATGGAAAACGCCATCAAACACAACATCGTCAGCCGGGACGAGCCCCTGTTCATAGACGTGTTTGTAGAAGGCGACTACATCATCATCAAGAACAACCTGCAGTTGCGCGAGAGCCGCGAAGAGTCTACCGGCGTGGGCTTGAAAAACATCATCAACCGTTACAAGTTCATTACAGATAAAAAAGTGAATGTAGAGGTGACAGATGCCAATTTTATTGCCAAATTACCGCTTCTAACCAACGCTGCCTAA
- the sugE gene encoding quaternary ammonium compound efflux SMR transporter SugE, giving the protein MNTAWIYLILAGLCEIGWAFGLKYSEGFSKLWPSVITVVVMILSFVLLAQAMKTLPLGTAYASWTGIGAVGTAILGIVLLGEPRDAVRLICIGLIIAGVLGLKFLAKE; this is encoded by the coding sequence ATGAACACTGCCTGGATATACCTGATATTGGCTGGTCTTTGTGAAATCGGCTGGGCCTTCGGCCTGAAATACAGCGAAGGTTTTTCCAAGCTGTGGCCCAGCGTCATTACCGTGGTGGTCATGATTCTAAGTTTCGTACTGCTGGCCCAAGCCATGAAAACGCTTCCCCTTGGTACGGCCTACGCCTCCTGGACGGGCATTGGCGCCGTGGGTACCGCCATCCTGGGCATTGTCCTACTTGGCGAACCCAGAGACGCCGTCCGGTTGATTTGCATCGGGTTGATTATTGCCGGGGTGCTGGGGTTGAAGTTTTTAGCGAAGGAGTAG
- a CDS encoding UDP-2,3-diacylglucosamine diphosphatase, which yields MITPIEQLPAGKKIYFASDFHLGVPTPDKSLAREKKIVRWLDQVKEDAHAIYLLGDIFDFWFEYRHAIPRGFIRLQGKLAEIADSGIPIYLFTGNHDMWMFDYFPKELNIPIIRKPISTQVGKHTFFIGHGDGLGPKDYTYKVLKRIFANRVSQWLFARLHPNMGIGLANFWSRKSRLQNTGTDEVFLGDDEWLVHYCNRVEQRQHHDFYVFGHRHLPLDLPIGERSRYLNLGEWVNFCSYAVYDGEELNLLYFEKADA from the coding sequence ATGATCACACCGATTGAGCAGCTCCCGGCGGGGAAAAAGATTTATTTCGCGTCTGACTTTCATTTGGGAGTACCAACCCCAGACAAAAGCCTGGCCCGCGAAAAGAAGATTGTGCGCTGGCTTGATCAAGTGAAAGAAGACGCCCACGCCATCTACCTCCTGGGAGACATCTTTGACTTCTGGTTTGAATACCGCCATGCCATTCCCAGAGGGTTCATTAGGCTACAAGGCAAACTAGCCGAGATAGCCGACAGCGGCATTCCCATTTATCTGTTCACGGGCAACCATGACATGTGGATGTTTGACTACTTCCCCAAGGAGCTCAACATTCCCATCATCCGGAAACCTATTTCTACCCAGGTTGGCAAGCATACCTTTTTCATTGGCCACGGCGATGGGCTTGGCCCCAAAGATTACACGTACAAAGTACTCAAACGCATCTTCGCCAACCGCGTGAGCCAATGGCTGTTTGCCCGCCTTCACCCCAACATGGGCATTGGCCTGGCAAATTTCTGGTCCAGGAAAAGCAGGTTGCAGAATACAGGTACAGATGAGGTGTTTCTAGGCGATGACGAGTGGCTGGTACATTACTGCAACCGGGTAGAACAACGCCAGCACCATGATTTTTACGTGTTCGGGCACCGGCATCTGCCCTTAGACTTACCTATTGGCGAGCGCAGCCGTTACCTGAACCTGGGAGAGTGGGTCAATTTTTGCTCATACGCCGTTTATGATGGAGAGGAACTCAACCTGCTGTATTTTGAGAAAGCTGACGCCTAA
- a CDS encoding LutC/YkgG family protein produces MYEAKSKEIVLRKVREALAMSAPFLPPTPDFTTSVHGPLLEELSVQFAETFIRNAGTFIYCESEEDFFDQLFEFKRERSLDNLYVWESALKKILHAGGINFNGAEEDFIGKAEAALTTCEALIARTGSVLVSSATGSGRRLSVYPAMHLVVAKLSQLVPEIKDGLRLMDEKYGKRIPSMISLVSGPSRTADIEKTLVMGAHGPKELILFLIDDHTD; encoded by the coding sequence ATGTACGAAGCGAAATCCAAAGAGATTGTGCTCCGCAAAGTAAGAGAGGCGCTGGCTATGTCAGCGCCTTTTCTGCCTCCTACCCCAGACTTTACCACGTCTGTGCACGGCCCCTTGCTGGAGGAACTGTCTGTGCAGTTTGCAGAAACCTTCATAAGAAATGCGGGTACCTTCATCTACTGCGAGAGCGAGGAAGACTTCTTTGACCAGCTCTTTGAGTTCAAGCGGGAACGCAGCCTGGACAATCTGTATGTCTGGGAGTCGGCGCTTAAGAAAATACTGCACGCCGGCGGTATCAATTTCAACGGTGCAGAGGAAGATTTCATTGGCAAAGCAGAGGCGGCTTTGACTACCTGCGAGGCCCTGATTGCCCGCACGGGAAGCGTATTGGTTTCCTCGGCCACGGGCAGCGGACGCCGCCTTTCAGTGTACCCGGCCATGCATTTAGTGGTAGCTAAACTCTCACAGCTGGTACCTGAGATCAAAGACGGTTTGCGCCTCATGGACGAAAAGTACGGCAAGCGCATTCCTTCCATGATCTCTCTGGTGAGCGGCCCCAGCCGCACCGCCGACATTGAAAAAACCTTGGTGATGGGCGCTCACGGCCCTAAAGAATTAATCCTCTTCCTCATTGATGATCACACCGATTGA
- the ftsH gene encoding ATP-dependent zinc metalloprotease FtsH, translated as MTEKPDNKNKRRKIIPNTPPKPSMQMWVLAALVLFIFGLTYYNNLNSTVEIKQAAFEDMLLAQDVSKVTVVNNNMVEVTLKQEALNNDKYKGQLENRGTFATNTGPHYHFDIISAESFKEDFDKLQANVPREQRLPLDTAKRAGLMEILMGWPFFILLMVGFWFLMRRMAGGGAGGQIFNIGKSRAALFDAENKVKITFKDVAGLEEAKEEIEEIVEFLKNPTKFTILGGKIPKGALLVGPPGTGKTLLAKAVAGEADVPFFSLSGSDFVEMFVGVGAARVRDLFKQAKAKAPCIIFIDEIDAIGRSRSRGQMPGGNDERENTLNSLLVEMDGFATDSGVIILAATNRPDILDSALLRPGRFDRQISIDKPDVNGRTQIFNVHLGPLTLAEDVDAKKLAAQTPGFAGAEIANVCNEAALIAARRNKKAIEMQDFNDAIDRVIGGLEKKNKIISPEEKKIVAYHEAGHAIAGWFLEHCDPLVKVSIVPRGVAALGYAQYLPKEQFLYNTEQLIDEMCMALGGRAAEQIVFGKISTGALSDLERITKMAYSIVTMYGMNDRIGNLSFYDSKQPDNAFTKPYSEATAETIDSEVRLLVSDAYNRTIQLLTEKRHELEIVAQELLEKEIIFQNDLERLVGKRPFEGLTTYQAHTAGTDRSKTQSEVATETHTVTPTGAQENQEDTPTAAEPDGRPSSNLGEGTTFNS; from the coding sequence ATGACTGAGAAACCAGACAATAAGAATAAGAGACGCAAGATTATCCCGAACACGCCTCCTAAACCCTCTATGCAAATGTGGGTTCTGGCCGCGCTGGTGCTGTTTATCTTTGGTCTCACCTATTACAACAACCTTAACTCTACGGTAGAGATTAAGCAGGCTGCCTTTGAAGACATGCTGCTGGCCCAAGACGTGAGCAAGGTGACCGTTGTAAACAACAACATGGTAGAGGTAACCCTTAAGCAGGAGGCCCTCAACAATGACAAGTACAAAGGCCAGTTAGAGAACCGCGGCACGTTTGCCACCAACACGGGTCCTCATTACCACTTTGACATCATCTCTGCTGAGAGTTTCAAAGAAGACTTTGACAAACTGCAAGCCAACGTTCCCAGAGAACAGCGTCTGCCGTTAGACACGGCCAAACGTGCCGGTTTAATGGAGATTCTCATGGGCTGGCCGTTCTTCATCTTATTGATGGTGGGCTTCTGGTTCCTGATGCGCCGCATGGCGGGTGGCGGAGCCGGCGGCCAGATCTTCAACATTGGCAAGTCACGCGCCGCGCTATTTGACGCTGAGAACAAGGTAAAAATCACGTTCAAAGACGTGGCCGGTCTAGAGGAAGCCAAAGAAGAAATTGAAGAAATTGTAGAGTTCCTGAAGAACCCTACCAAGTTCACCATTTTGGGCGGTAAAATCCCGAAGGGTGCTTTGCTGGTAGGCCCTCCGGGTACCGGTAAAACCTTATTAGCCAAAGCCGTTGCCGGCGAGGCCGACGTTCCTTTCTTCTCTTTGTCTGGTTCAGACTTCGTAGAGATGTTTGTGGGCGTGGGCGCAGCCCGTGTGCGTGACTTGTTCAAGCAGGCCAAAGCCAAGGCGCCGTGTATCATCTTCATTGATGAGATTGACGCCATTGGCCGTAGCCGTAGCCGCGGACAAATGCCGGGTGGAAATGATGAGCGTGAAAATACCTTGAACTCCCTCTTGGTAGAGATGGATGGTTTCGCCACTGACTCTGGGGTGATCATCCTGGCTGCCACCAACCGTCCTGACATTCTGGATTCTGCCTTGCTGCGCCCAGGTCGTTTTGACCGCCAGATCAGCATTGACAAGCCAGACGTAAACGGTCGTACGCAAATCTTCAACGTGCATTTGGGTCCCTTGACCTTAGCCGAAGACGTGGATGCCAAGAAACTAGCCGCCCAGACGCCTGGTTTTGCCGGTGCTGAGATTGCCAACGTGTGTAATGAAGCCGCTCTGATTGCCGCCCGCCGCAATAAAAAAGCCATTGAGATGCAAGATTTCAATGACGCCATTGACCGCGTGATTGGGGGCTTGGAGAAGAAAAACAAGATCATCTCCCCAGAAGAGAAGAAAATTGTAGCCTACCATGAAGCAGGTCACGCCATTGCGGGTTGGTTCTTGGAGCACTGTGACCCATTGGTGAAAGTGAGTATTGTGCCACGGGGCGTTGCCGCTCTAGGCTATGCGCAGTACCTGCCAAAAGAGCAGTTCCTGTACAACACAGAGCAGTTGATAGATGAGATGTGCATGGCCTTAGGTGGACGTGCCGCTGAGCAGATCGTGTTCGGAAAAATCTCTACCGGTGCCTTGAGTGACTTGGAGCGTATTACCAAAATGGCCTACAGCATTGTCACCATGTATGGCATGAACGACCGCATCGGCAACTTGTCTTTCTATGACTCTAAGCAGCCAGACAACGCGTTCACCAAACCGTACTCAGAAGCCACCGCAGAGACCATTGACTCTGAAGTGCGCCTGTTGGTAAGTGATGCGTATAACCGTACCATTCAATTGTTGACGGAGAAGCGCCATGAACTGGAAATTGTAGCCCAGGAATTGCTGGAGAAGGAAATCATCTTCCAGAACGACCTGGAGCGTTTGGTGGGCAAGCGTCCGTTTGAAGGCTTGACAACGTACCAGGCCCACACTGCCGGAACAGACCGTAGCAAAACCCAGAGCGAAGTGGCCACTGAAACCCATACTGTGACTCCCACCGGGGCACAGGAGAATCAGGAAGACACGCCTACGGCCGCTGAGCCAGACGGCAGACCAAGCTCCAATTTGGGAGAGGGTACTACGTTTAATTCTTAG
- the rsfS gene encoding ribosome silencing factor — MKQNTIQDKSDILAELVVKGMQERKAADVVVLNLKSLKNAVADYFIIASASSDTQLDAIATSIEDEVFKLTKEYPWQSEGRTNREWVVLDYVDVVAHVFLKEKRSFYALEELWGDAEITQVASEESGSTAVA; from the coding sequence ATGAAACAAAACACGATTCAGGATAAATCCGACATATTGGCAGAGCTGGTAGTGAAAGGAATGCAGGAAAGAAAGGCAGCCGATGTGGTGGTTTTAAACCTGAAATCCTTGAAGAATGCCGTTGCAGACTATTTTATAATCGCTTCTGCCAGTTCAGATACGCAACTGGATGCCATTGCCACTTCCATTGAAGATGAAGTTTTTAAACTCACCAAGGAGTATCCTTGGCAGAGCGAAGGCCGTACCAACCGTGAATGGGTGGTATTGGACTACGTAGACGTAGTAGCCCACGTATTCCTGAAAGAAAAACGTAGTTTCTACGCCCTGGAAGAGCTCTGGGGAGACGCGGAAATTACGCAGGTCGCCTCTGAGGAGAGCGGCAGTACGGCGGTGGCGTAA
- a CDS encoding biotin--[acetyl-CoA-carboxylase] ligase yields MSLQNLSLNTLFVGQQLLFLPECASTNTVAHELVNKNNATDGSVIVAGAQTTGRGQRGNTWDVEPDKNITLSVFLKPTFLEASRQFALNIAVSLAALDLLKANLPEGCKLKWPNDLYHQDRKVGGILIENAISGRFLQHSIVGLGININQVSFQHERAASFALLTGKEFHLASMVAQLLENIERRYLALRAGGHDQQKQEYLQQLYRYQEWHPFEVEGQRVMGQIAGVDAVGRLAVIVEQKLQFFQFQEIKYLF; encoded by the coding sequence ATGTCTTTGCAAAATCTTTCGCTGAACACCCTGTTTGTAGGGCAACAACTGCTGTTTTTGCCTGAATGTGCCTCTACCAACACCGTGGCACACGAGCTTGTTAACAAAAATAACGCCACAGACGGTTCTGTCATAGTTGCTGGCGCCCAAACTACCGGACGCGGCCAACGTGGCAATACCTGGGACGTGGAACCTGACAAAAACATCACATTGTCTGTGTTTCTCAAGCCCACCTTTCTGGAAGCCAGCCGCCAGTTTGCCCTCAACATTGCCGTGTCACTGGCCGCGCTGGACCTGCTCAAGGCCAACCTGCCAGAGGGCTGCAAACTCAAATGGCCCAATGATCTTTACCATCAAGACCGAAAGGTAGGGGGTATCTTGATAGAAAACGCCATAAGTGGCAGATTCTTGCAACACAGCATTGTAGGACTGGGCATAAATATCAACCAGGTGTCCTTCCAGCATGAGCGGGCCGCCTCCTTTGCCTTGCTGACGGGCAAAGAATTCCATCTGGCAAGCATGGTGGCACAACTGCTGGAAAACATAGAGCGCCGCTACCTGGCCCTGCGCGCCGGTGGCCATGACCAGCAGAAGCAGGAATACCTGCAGCAATTGTACCGGTACCAGGAGTGGCATCCCTTTGAGGTGGAAGGCCAGCGGGTGATGGGACAGATTGCCGGTGTAGACGCCGTAGGGCGCCTGGCCGTCATTGTGGAACAGAAGTTGCAGTTCTTCCAGTTCCAGGAAATCAAATACCTTTTCTAG
- a CDS encoding T9SS type A sorting domain-containing protein codes for MKIFTRVLLGFLAFCMVFGSQAVAFGVAPGVLPTGAKSVDASKSDTLQLNWRSGGSLTVMDFGISTALNLPSYNPNAKKYSPFLHVTSKKNKSFAIKPSVRNVAAYKARLNRTVSASLKEQKVVPSLSAYPNPSNRIINFSLNPVGDDNYKVRISNTIGKVIRTYEVGQQSSLPPVDLSELPAGIYFYSLLVNDKMVETKRLILQ; via the coding sequence ATGAAAATTTTTACTCGCGTACTTTTAGGGTTTTTAGCGTTCTGCATGGTTTTTGGAAGCCAGGCGGTAGCTTTTGGGGTAGCTCCTGGGGTATTGCCCACAGGCGCAAAGTCGGTGGATGCCTCTAAATCAGATACGTTGCAGTTGAACTGGCGCAGCGGCGGCAGCCTGACCGTGATGGATTTTGGTATTTCTACGGCCCTTAACCTGCCTTCTTACAATCCTAACGCGAAGAAATATTCACCTTTCCTGCACGTTACCAGCAAAAAGAACAAGTCCTTTGCCATTAAGCCCAGCGTGCGCAACGTGGCCGCCTACAAAGCCCGCTTAAACCGAACGGTGAGCGCCAGCTTAAAAGAGCAGAAGGTGGTTCCTTCTTTGAGTGCCTACCCCAATCCATCCAACAGAATCATTAACTTTTCCCTGAACCCCGTAGGTGATGATAATTACAAGGTGCGCATTTCCAACACCATTGGCAAAGTGATCAGAACCTATGAGGTGGGCCAGCAGTCGTCGCTGCCGCCGGTAGATTTGTCTGAACTGCCCGCCGGCATCTATTTCTACAGCCTGCTGGTGAATGACAAAATGGTGGAGACCAAACGCCTGATCTTGCAATAG
- a CDS encoding protein O-mannosyl-transferase family has translation MLQYKRINNLVGWLVFAVATIAYVLTLEPTASFWDSGEFIACSYKLLVPHPPGAPFYLLLGRMFSLFAFGDVTQVAWWVNMLSALSSSFTVLFLFWTITILARKLLVADKDVAPTLGQTIAIMGSAAVGALAFTFSDSFWFSAVEAEVYAMSAFFTAFVVWAMLRWESHADSPASDKWLILIAYMVGLSIGVHLLNLVALPALAFIFFFRLKKYSTKGAILTMVVSALVLGIILVGVIPGLPSIAGKFEVLFVNSFGLPFGAGVIFFVVLFIALLVWAIKFATRKGNRTLHTSLVCFVYILIGYSSYLIIPIRSGYDPTIDENDPENIVSFVSYLKREQYGDRPLLVGPQYNAEPVDQETGAAQYIKGTDNYIEIEPKVDPVYNSADKVLLPRLYSNAPGHLQQYQKWVDVQQGQKPSFGANMEFLFKYQMGHMFWRYFGWNFVGRDGDIQNSGVLWPWEDSNGLPERVAESKARNNFLMLPLILGILGLIYQIRRKERDAFIIGLLFFFTGLAIVIYLNQPPVEPRERDYTFSGAFYAFSVWIGLGVLAVADFLRRIMKADVAAGALASLLGLAIPGVMAAQGWDDHDRSDRYHSVDSAKNLLSSVAPNAILFTNGDNDTFPLWYAQEVEGFRTDVRVAVLSYMNTDWYIDQMKRQAYESAPFPMILENANYRQGINDYLPYMERPEVAAGMDLKQYIELVKANHEALQIGDRSGRTYLSFPTKNFFLNVDKQAVISNNAVAKEYQDSIVSRMAWTVNQNGLEKKHLAILDLIANNNWKRPVYFSTTADNSDFVGLENYLQLEGLAYRVVPVKSANKENMGYIAKNIMYDNMMNKFSWRNMDREDIFYDENYLRFPANARDKYHQLAVEYLKAGDTAAAKKILLYSLAKLPDNAIPYDYYIPPYVVPLYQLGEQKKAQEIVEVMSKRSDQALAYYFNQEALFDSEIRINLFIMQQLMQVAKQIGMNEKAAQIEQSFMRYYSQMGK, from the coding sequence ATGCTTCAATACAAACGGATTAACAATCTGGTGGGATGGCTGGTATTTGCAGTGGCTACCATTGCGTACGTACTCACCCTGGAACCCACGGCCAGTTTCTGGGACAGCGGCGAATTCATAGCCTGTTCCTATAAGCTATTGGTGCCCCACCCGCCGGGAGCGCCTTTCTATTTATTGCTGGGCCGCATGTTCTCTCTGTTTGCCTTTGGAGACGTGACCCAGGTGGCCTGGTGGGTGAACATGCTGTCTGCCTTGTCCAGCTCGTTCACGGTGCTGTTCCTGTTCTGGACCATTACCATTCTGGCCCGCAAGCTGTTGGTGGCAGACAAAGATGTAGCGCCTACCTTGGGGCAGACCATTGCCATCATGGGCAGCGCCGCCGTTGGTGCCCTGGCCTTTACCTTCTCTGATTCTTTCTGGTTTTCTGCCGTAGAGGCCGAAGTATATGCCATGTCTGCCTTCTTCACCGCTTTTGTGGTGTGGGCTATGCTGCGCTGGGAAAGCCACGCCGACAGCCCGGCCTCAGACAAATGGTTGATTTTGATTGCCTACATGGTGGGCCTCTCCATTGGCGTCCATTTGCTGAACCTGGTGGCATTGCCTGCCCTAGCCTTCATCTTCTTCTTCAGACTTAAAAAATACTCTACCAAAGGGGCCATCTTGACCATGGTGGTGAGTGCTTTGGTGTTGGGCATCATCTTAGTGGGTGTCATCCCTGGCTTGCCGTCTATTGCGGGCAAGTTTGAGGTGCTGTTTGTGAACAGCTTCGGGTTGCCGTTTGGGGCAGGAGTGATTTTCTTTGTGGTGTTGTTCATTGCCTTGTTGGTATGGGCCATCAAATTTGCCACCCGCAAAGGAAACCGCACGCTGCACACTTCCCTGGTGTGTTTTGTGTACATCTTGATTGGGTACTCTTCATACCTTATCATTCCCATCCGGTCTGGTTATGACCCTACCATTGATGAGAACGACCCAGAGAACATCGTAAGCTTTGTTTCTTATTTAAAGCGCGAGCAGTACGGTGACCGTCCTTTGCTGGTTGGCCCGCAGTACAACGCCGAGCCAGTGGACCAGGAGACGGGTGCTGCCCAATACATCAAAGGCACAGACAACTACATTGAAATTGAGCCGAAGGTAGACCCGGTTTACAACAGCGCTGACAAAGTGTTGTTGCCGCGCTTGTACAGCAACGCGCCCGGGCACTTACAGCAGTATCAGAAATGGGTAGACGTGCAGCAAGGCCAGAAGCCAAGCTTTGGCGCCAACATGGAATTCCTGTTCAAATACCAGATGGGCCATATGTTCTGGCGCTATTTTGGGTGGAACTTTGTAGGCCGTGACGGCGACATCCAGAACTCTGGAGTGCTGTGGCCTTGGGAAGACAGCAACGGCCTGCCTGAGCGTGTAGCCGAAAGCAAGGCCCGAAACAACTTCCTGATGCTGCCTTTGATCCTGGGTATTCTGGGCTTGATCTACCAAATCAGACGCAAAGAGCGCGATGCCTTCATCATTGGCTTATTATTCTTCTTTACCGGTCTGGCTATTGTCATTTACCTGAACCAGCCGCCGGTAGAGCCGCGTGAGCGTGATTATACTTTCTCGGGAGCGTTTTACGCCTTCAGTGTCTGGATTGGATTGGGCGTGCTGGCTGTGGCTGACTTCCTTCGCCGAATCATGAAAGCAGACGTGGCCGCCGGTGCCCTGGCTTCGCTCTTGGGCTTGGCCATACCAGGCGTCATGGCGGCCCAGGGTTGGGATGATCATGACCGTTCAGACAGATACCATTCCGTAGACTCGGCGAAGAACCTGTTAAGCTCCGTGGCACCCAACGCCATCCTGTTCACCAACGGCGACAATGACACCTTCCCGCTGTGGTACGCCCAGGAGGTGGAAGGCTTTAGAACCGATGTGCGGGTGGCCGTTTTGAGCTACATGAACACTGACTGGTACATTGACCAGATGAAGCGTCAGGCCTATGAGTCTGCACCGTTCCCTATGATTCTGGAGAATGCCAACTACCGCCAGGGCATCAATGACTACCTGCCGTACATGGAGCGCCCGGAAGTGGCCGCCGGCATGGACCTGAAACAGTACATTGAGCTGGTGAAGGCCAACCATGAAGCCCTGCAGATTGGGGACCGCTCTGGCAGAACCTACCTGTCTTTCCCAACCAAGAATTTCTTCCTGAACGTGGATAAGCAGGCCGTCATTTCCAACAACGCCGTGGCCAAGGAATACCAGGACTCCATTGTGAGCCGCATGGCCTGGACGGTGAACCAGAACGGACTGGAGAAAAAACACCTGGCCATACTGGATTTGATTGCCAACAACAACTGGAAGCGTCCTGTCTACTTTTCTACCACCGCAGACAACTCAGACTTTGTGGGTCTGGAGAATTACCTGCAGCTAGAAGGCCTGGCCTACCGCGTGGTGCCTGTAAAGAGCGCCAACAAAGAGAACATGGGCTACATTGCCAAGAACATCATGTATGACAACATGATGAACAAGTTCTCCTGGCGCAACATGGACCGCGAAGACATCTTCTATGATGAGAACTACCTGCGCTTCCCGGCCAACGCCCGTGACAAGTACCACCAACTGGCCGTAGAATACCTGAAGGCAGGAGACACCGCAGCCGCCAAGAAGATTCTGTTGTACTCACTTGCCAAACTGCCAGACAACGCCATTCCGTATGACTACTATATACCGCCGTACGTGGTGCCTTTGTACCAGCTGGGAGAGCAGAAGAAGGCCCAGGAGATTGTGGAAGTGATGTCTAAACGCTCTGATCAGGCCTTGGCCTACTACTTCAACCAAGAGGCCCTGTTTGACTCAGAGATCAGAATCAACCTGTTCATCATGCAGCAGCTCATGCAGGTGGCCAAGCAGATTGGCATGAATGAGAAAGCCGCCCAGATTGAACAAAGCTTTATGCGCTACTACAGCCAGATGGGTAAATAA